TCACTATCTTGCTTCCTTCTAAGAGCATTTTGTAGCTCAATTTTTTGCTTTTTATTAAGTCTTTGTCCTCCTTCCGTTTTGAGCTCAACACTTTGTTTTGTACTAGGAGTGCTACTGCTTTCCTTTGATTGTTTTTGCTGTGCATTGTGCCTCTGTTGATTTTCCTGCTgcatttgttgttgtaattgttgttgtaattGCTGCTGTaattgctgctgctgtaaTTGTTCCTGTGACAGTTTTgcctgttgttgatgttgtatTTGCTGCCTCTGCTGTGCaaattgttgttgctgcttcATCCAAGGATTCTCCGGAGTTGTGGAATCTGGTTTCCGTTTTCTATTCTTATCGTTCAATAGATTGGCATATAATTGAGACATACCCTGTGATGTAAGAAATTGCGAAATAGGTTTATCTGAATGAGGGTGATCGAGAAGTTGTAATACTGCTTCACGCTCTTGAAGGGTTTTCTTTGCGGCCATTTCAAATTTCCTCGACTCGATAATCaacgcttcttcttcagcaatCTCAGCGGCAGTTCTCTTCAAAAGCCTTTCGAGATACTTTTTTCTCTccaattctttctctttagGAAAGTTCATTTGCGGGATAAGTGGATTCTCAGGATCCCTATGTAACAAATAGCGTTGGAATACTGTATAGAACATTTCCTTTAGGTCGTCTACCTTCCTATCATTGTTATTAAAGCTGAACCTATCTGCAATAACAAACCATTTTAGGTCATATCTCCTGCAAAGGTCAAATAGGTACTTTATCTCGTCGTAAGCCCATTCAAGATTGCCATCATTATGACCTTTCATGAATTCTGCATATTCTGCTTCAGTAAATGATGGTATACTCAAATGTTCATCAAATTTAGCGAATGAACTGGGCTCTACAGAATTTCCGACTAGTTCTTTGGAACCTTTGACCCAGTGACGTATATGTACATGTTTATTTGCCTCGAACTCAACATAAGACCATGGTGATGGTTTTGCAGTAGAATTCAACAAGTCCTTgaattt
This genomic interval from Kluyveromyces marxianus DMKU3-1042 DNA, complete genome, chromosome 4 contains the following:
- the SWC4 gene encoding Swc4p; protein product: MSSSDILDVLNIKPKSSSPDTGVQGGSQVSVSAQGKSSVNKPQVTGIQRELYNLLGDNSPAVPIKQNNKFKDLLNSTAKPSPWSYVEFEANKHVHIRHWVKGSKELVGNSVEPSSFAKFDEHLSIPSFTEAEYAEFMKGHNDGNLEWAYDEIKYLFDLCRRYDLKWFVIADRFSFNNNDRKVDDLKEMFYTVFQRYLLHRDPENPLIPQMNFPKEKELERKKYLERLLKRTAAEIAEEEALIIESRKFEMAAKKTLQEREAVLQLLDHPHSDKPISQFLTSQGMSQLYANLLNDKNRKRKPDSTTPENPWMKQQQQFAQQRQQIQHQQQAKLSQEQLQQQQLQQQLQQQLQQQMQQENQQRHNAQQKQSKESSSTPSTKQSVELKTEGGQRLNKKQKIELQNALRRKQDSEYAEHLLERFTLEERKNLGVIAHGEKLAPGVFLRSSKIPTYKPAIQNKLVSTLQELGLPIRPAMPSLPVVQEHEKLLKRIVTLLELKKQMDKLTAEKQTIKP